From one Thermomicrobiales bacterium genomic stretch:
- a CDS encoding methyltransferase domain-containing protein, protein MVVDRSRRRCLLCGQTFEGRTFLCRACSDRYRGREIPPEVRKAFYEALDREYPTRSNTYGAYNEPTALLADLTTLPRDSRILELGAGGGFLATRLAERGFKRLTLSDLTATSLAALRVNAPDALLVGADAERLPFADATFDVAVSSDVIEHLPDVEAHVAEVARVLAPGGRYYLKTPNRLTADVYYRLRGLHDAYFWHPSMLSPGELRATFGRHGFAVRILAQPRLTGAQIAKLPGPKGLRPLAARLPLGWLPAPLRPHLEAVAVKRDMTGGRATMGMRFTGERVIPELPELRVTYLQSLAAYEHAAGLADGKRVVDAGCGEGYGAALLAGPATLVVGLDRDPEAVAWAAGKYGATDRLAFVAGDVAALPIADGAVDLVCCFQVLEHLPDPLAFLREVRRTLAPGGALALTTPNLLVAGARPNPHHVQDFSPAALGVLLRQVFDDVELLGVFGSDAVGAYRAKNDGVVRMITRLDPLGLHKRIPTRVLEPIHVGLTRVVRRLLNRGNRDLVAEITTADFPIRGGDVDGAIDLLAVCRV, encoded by the coding sequence GTGGTCGTCGATCGCTCGCGTCGTCGTTGCCTGCTGTGTGGTCAGACGTTCGAGGGCCGGACGTTTCTGTGCCGCGCCTGTTCTGACCGCTACCGTGGCCGGGAGATCCCGCCGGAGGTGCGCAAGGCGTTCTACGAGGCGCTCGATCGCGAATACCCGACCCGTTCGAACACCTACGGCGCGTACAACGAGCCGACAGCGCTGCTGGCCGACCTGACGACGCTGCCGCGAGACTCGCGCATTCTGGAGCTGGGCGCGGGCGGCGGATTCCTGGCCACAAGGTTGGCCGAGCGCGGCTTCAAGCGCCTGACGCTGAGCGATCTCACGGCCACGTCGCTGGCCGCGCTGCGGGTCAACGCGCCGGATGCCCTGCTGGTCGGCGCGGATGCTGAGCGGCTGCCGTTCGCCGACGCGACCTTCGACGTGGCCGTCTCCAGCGACGTCATCGAGCATCTGCCGGATGTCGAGGCGCACGTCGCCGAAGTGGCACGGGTGCTCGCGCCGGGCGGCCGATACTACCTGAAGACGCCGAACCGCCTGACCGCCGATGTGTACTATCGCTTGCGCGGGCTGCACGATGCCTACTTCTGGCACCCCAGCATGCTGTCACCGGGAGAGCTGCGGGCGACGTTTGGCCGGCACGGCTTTGCCGTTCGCATCCTGGCGCAGCCTCGACTGACTGGCGCGCAGATCGCCAAGCTGCCCGGGCCGAAAGGGCTGCGCCCGCTGGCCGCGCGGCTGCCGCTCGGCTGGCTGCCGGCCCCGCTGCGGCCGCACCTCGAGGCGGTCGCGGTCAAGCGCGACATGACGGGAGGCAGGGCCACCATGGGCATGCGATTCACCGGCGAGCGGGTGATCCCCGAACTGCCCGAGCTGCGCGTCACCTATCTCCAGAGCCTGGCAGCCTACGAACACGCCGCGGGACTGGCTGACGGGAAGCGGGTCGTCGATGCCGGGTGCGGCGAGGGGTATGGCGCGGCGTTGCTGGCCGGGCCGGCCACGCTGGTCGTCGGTCTGGACCGCGACCCCGAGGCTGTCGCCTGGGCGGCCGGCAAGTACGGGGCAACCGATCGGCTCGCGTTCGTCGCCGGCGATGTCGCCGCGCTGCCGATTGCCGACGGCGCGGTCGATCTCGTCTGCTGCTTCCAGGTCCTCGAGCATCTGCCCGATCCGCTTGCGTTTCTCCGCGAGGTGCGCCGGACGCTGGCGCCCGGCGGGGCGCTAGCGCTGACGACGCCGAACCTGCTGGTGGCCGGCGCGCGGCCGAACCCGCACCACGTCCAGGACTTTAGCCCGGCCGCGCTGGGCGTGCTGCTGCGACAAGTGTTCGACGACGTCGAGCTGCTCGGCGTCTTCGGCAGCGATGCCGTCGGGGCATACCGGGCCAAGAACGACGGTGTGGTCCGCATGATCACCCGACTCGACCCGCTCGGGCTGCACAAGCGTATTCCCACGCGGGTGCTCGAACCGATCCACGTCGGACTGACGCGGGTTGTCCGGCGGCTGCTCAACCGCGGCAACCGTGATCTCGTCGCCGAGATCACGACCGCCGACTTCCCGATCCGCGGCGGCGATGTCGATGGCGCGATCGACCTGCTGGCGGTCTGTCGGGTCTAG
- a CDS encoding glycosyltransferase 87 family protein — MSARARFADPTSRRLLALFLIGAAIRLAVMPFTLHFDAYQIYSRAAEAAYHNKWFGFTSQFLIQELHNVWLLLIRPLLPDSAGIWSSSASTLGVGATRADYERFLAYEHLYRLIFLMKLPYVVADLACAWVLTRLIDPPRRVAVAAFWLLNPLVIFSSAIYGRHDSIAILLVLLSLLVVRPGTDTRRLAGLGLLGAATLMRFFPIVVVPFFLLAFRRSRRQLALFLAILFGMAALVEIAGLATSGKSTFLTVINSYEHLQYWFDAGFYLRFDDWIFLFPVAYTVLLLWIIERGVTPDEYPRLSAVAFLLVFGLTFFHPHYAIWLVPFLALTIAWQPRMVVYHAIQVVCVLVYSAQWGAWTTWNLLEPVLGSRVASLPDPVEAISAQIEPRIFFGLFRSLLTAISLWMAWRLLRDLGRKPLEPRGPKIAAITPTSPTGKAALAVVLLPVLLLTTGCTARVTGYSSPITHDYAGLTWQPLKTTLTQPFLAGTGIAAAIADNPKTTPVELQQRQAALPADARSGELDELRVALRLDVEPGQAWETGARLQLRYDPDRDPRFPERDFHAWDPADSWLPGGGLTTTQSFVSPYDRLAGVTVRVATFGGDLAPGLALVGDRPVDMLALPVEGNLLVTLPAGATAEALGSAEGWARVRLDDGREGFVPLDSLASVTPPASRPAGPLNVALLDADGVVLREASVPIVELHDNSHLTIRFDPVEDAAGRAFVYRFDVPSGVTLRVSDTDTYPDGARDGTADDLVFRPVYAEQPLLADAQVDALPRSGDWVAWRNTPAVRSGTTVAVSLVPAEVPSHSLPARPDAPELLVGTTPGRVPYGGWPADGLAEPGSLGVQTRYARNVDLGGIARSGASALRAGARADVGFAALLVVAVAGLVGAAALAGSRLVREGS; from the coding sequence ATGAGCGCGCGAGCACGGTTCGCAGATCCGACCTCGCGGAGGCTGCTAGCTCTGTTCCTGATCGGCGCGGCAATCCGGCTGGCGGTGATGCCGTTCACCCTCCATTTCGACGCCTACCAGATCTACTCCCGCGCCGCCGAGGCTGCTTACCATAACAAGTGGTTTGGCTTCACCAGCCAATTCCTCATCCAGGAGCTGCACAACGTCTGGCTGCTCCTCATCCGCCCACTCCTGCCGGACAGCGCCGGCATCTGGTCGTCGAGCGCTTCGACGCTCGGCGTCGGCGCGACGCGGGCCGACTACGAGCGCTTCCTCGCCTACGAGCATCTGTACCGGCTCATCTTTCTGATGAAGCTGCCCTATGTCGTGGCCGACCTCGCCTGCGCCTGGGTGCTGACGCGGCTCATCGACCCGCCCCGCCGGGTGGCGGTGGCGGCATTCTGGCTGCTGAACCCGCTCGTGATTTTTTCCTCGGCGATCTACGGTCGCCACGACAGCATCGCCATCCTGCTGGTGCTGCTCTCACTGCTTGTCGTGCGTCCAGGGACGGACACCCGACGGCTGGCGGGGCTGGGGCTGCTGGGCGCAGCGACGTTGATGCGGTTTTTCCCGATCGTCGTCGTGCCGTTCTTCCTGCTGGCGTTTCGACGTTCACGCCGGCAATTGGCGCTCTTTCTCGCGATTCTCTTCGGGATGGCCGCGCTCGTCGAGATCGCCGGGCTGGCGACATCCGGCAAGAGCACGTTCCTGACCGTCATCAACAGTTATGAGCACCTGCAATATTGGTTTGACGCCGGATTCTACTTGCGGTTCGATGACTGGATCTTCCTCTTCCCGGTTGCCTACACGGTCCTGCTGCTCTGGATAATCGAGCGTGGCGTTACCCCGGACGAATACCCGCGCCTGTCGGCGGTCGCCTTCCTGCTGGTGTTTGGCCTGACGTTCTTCCATCCGCACTACGCCATCTGGCTGGTCCCGTTCCTGGCGCTGACGATCGCCTGGCAGCCACGGATGGTCGTTTATCACGCGATACAGGTCGTCTGCGTGCTGGTCTACTCGGCGCAGTGGGGGGCGTGGACGACCTGGAACCTGCTCGAGCCGGTGCTGGGCAGCCGCGTTGCCAGCCTGCCCGACCCGGTCGAGGCGATCTCTGCCCAGATCGAGCCGCGCATCTTCTTCGGACTGTTCCGCTCGTTGCTAACAGCCATCTCGCTCTGGATGGCCTGGCGTCTGCTTCGCGACCTCGGGAGAAAGCCCCTCGAACCACGGGGACCGAAGATCGCTGCCATCACCCCGACGTCTCCCACTGGCAAGGCCGCGCTGGCCGTCGTGTTGTTGCCGGTGCTGCTGCTGACTACTGGCTGCACGGCGCGGGTGACTGGCTACTCCAGCCCGATCACGCACGACTACGCCGGGTTGACGTGGCAGCCGTTGAAGACCACGCTGACCCAGCCGTTCCTTGCCGGAACGGGCATCGCGGCCGCGATTGCCGATAATCCGAAGACGACGCCGGTCGAGCTACAGCAGCGACAGGCGGCGCTGCCGGCCGATGCGCGCTCCGGCGAGCTGGACGAGTTGCGCGTCGCTCTGCGGCTCGACGTCGAGCCGGGTCAGGCCTGGGAGACCGGCGCGCGTCTCCAGCTCCGCTACGACCCGGACCGCGACCCGCGCTTTCCCGAACGCGACTTCCACGCTTGGGATCCCGCCGATTCCTGGTTGCCCGGTGGCGGACTGACGACGACACAGTCGTTCGTCTCCCCCTACGACCGGCTGGCAGGCGTGACCGTGCGCGTCGCGACGTTCGGCGGCGACCTCGCGCCGGGGCTTGCGCTCGTTGGAGATCGACCGGTCGATATGCTGGCGCTGCCGGTGGAAGGCAATCTGCTCGTCACGCTGCCGGCCGGCGCGACGGCCGAGGCGCTCGGCAGCGCCGAGGGCTGGGCGCGGGTACGGCTGGACGATGGACGTGAGGGATTCGTGCCGCTCGATTCGCTGGCTAGCGTAACGCCACCCGCGTCGCGGCCGGCCGGTCCGCTGAACGTCGCGCTATTGGACGCTGACGGAGTCGTGCTGCGCGAAGCCAGCGTGCCGATTGTGGAGCTCCACGACAACAGCCACCTGACGATCCGCTTCGACCCGGTCGAGGACGCGGCCGGCCGGGCGTTTGTGTACCGATTCGATGTTCCGTCTGGCGTCACGCTGCGCGTGTCCGACACCGACACATACCCCGACGGCGCGCGCGACGGCACGGCGGATGATCTCGTCTTCCGGCCGGTTTACGCCGAACAGCCGCTGCTGGCCGATGCGCAGGTGGATGCGCTGCCGCGGTCCGGCGACTGGGTCGCGTGGCGCAATACGCCGGCCGTCAGGTCGGGAACGACGGTCGCAGTCTCGCTCGTGCCGGCAGAAGTCCCGTCACATTCGCTCCCCGCCCGCCCGGATGCGCCGGAACTGCTAGTCGGGACGACGCCGGGTCGGGTGCCGTACGGCGGCTGGCCGGCCGACGGTCTGGCGGAGCCGGGTAGTCTGGGTGTCCAGACGCGTTACGCGCGCAATGTCGACCTCGGCGGAATCGCTCGTTCCGGTGCGTCGGCGCTGCGGGCCGGGGCGCGAGCGGATGTCGGGTTCGCGGCGCTCCTCGTGGTCGCCGTCGCGGGGCTGGTGGGCGCCGCTGCCCTGGCAGGGTCTCGGCTCGTGCGGGAGGGAAGCTAG
- a CDS encoding PIG-L deacetylase family protein has translation MSDQAAHEESAPRRVMVAMAHPDDAEFGCAGSIAKWVSEGQEVILVLGTSGDKGSDDLEMTSEMLVATREAEQRAACAVLGISEVVFLRMRDAELVPDLDMRRTLTRVIRQHKPDAIICQDPTARWEGSGYVQHPDHIAMGEATLAALFPSARDRLTFPELLAEGLAPHKVTEVYINASREKCDHFVNFDGEHLETKIAALTEHRSQMGDWDFRPALTRWARDGAADARAKPYPGAEEFEFAEGFKYLKLD, from the coding sequence GTGTCAGATCAGGCGGCACACGAAGAGTCTGCTCCCCGTCGAGTCATGGTCGCGATGGCGCACCCGGACGACGCCGAGTTCGGCTGCGCCGGCAGCATCGCGAAGTGGGTCAGCGAGGGACAGGAAGTGATCCTCGTCCTCGGAACGAGCGGCGACAAGGGCAGCGATGATCTCGAGATGACCAGCGAGATGCTGGTCGCCACGCGCGAGGCCGAGCAGCGCGCCGCCTGCGCCGTTCTCGGCATCTCCGAAGTCGTCTTCCTGCGCATGCGCGACGCGGAGCTGGTGCCGGATCTCGACATGCGCCGCACGCTGACGCGCGTCATCCGCCAGCACAAGCCGGACGCGATCATCTGCCAGGACCCGACCGCCCGTTGGGAGGGCTCGGGCTACGTCCAGCACCCAGACCACATCGCGATGGGTGAGGCGACGCTGGCAGCACTCTTCCCCTCGGCGCGCGACCGGCTTACCTTCCCGGAGCTGCTGGCCGAGGGACTGGCGCCGCACAAGGTTACCGAGGTCTACATCAACGCGTCCCGGGAGAAGTGCGACCACTTCGTAAACTTCGACGGCGAGCATCTGGAGACGAAAATCGCCGCGTTGACCGAGCATCGTAGCCAGATGGGAGACTGGGACTTCCGGCCGGCGCTGACCCGCTGGGCCCGCGACGGGGCCGCCGATGCGCGAGCGAAGCCATACCCGGGCGCCGAGGAGTTCGAGTTCGCCGAAGGGTTCAAGTACCTCAAGCTCGACTAG
- a CDS encoding galactokinase family protein, whose product MVAADSDASTIDSTGPRNHALPDAALYLPVQRHATTLWGSQPDITVVAPGRIEIVGNHVDYNGGEVITAAIDRWVAVVAQRRANGLLQATALDMASETRAEPLDLVTNFDRRAMPIAPGWFDFPRAAIAATAAAGISLPGVAFSYRGTISPGVGLASSAALLVALVTAIARLAEVTLTRFEVATIAQQAEHRLGAPVGMLDQIASVTGGLLRFSNRSERVRGLPSHLGDTVFAVIDSGVRHALSASRYPARVAECHEALDILQRAGCGIGNLASLPATELEPALALLPAPLDRRVRHIVGEVERVRLAETAIEAGDSVALGRLMDASGHSSATLYEISHPAVETIVETARAVPGVYGARMMGGGDGGATLVLVERNAMPALQRAMGDRAPIVCRIAQGSTIIG is encoded by the coding sequence ATGGTTGCAGCCGACTCTGACGCGTCCACTATCGACAGCACTGGTCCGCGCAACCATGCGCTGCCCGATGCCGCCCTCTACCTGCCCGTTCAGCGCCACGCCACCACCCTCTGGGGGAGCCAGCCAGACATCACGGTCGTTGCGCCGGGCCGAATCGAGATCGTCGGGAATCATGTCGACTACAACGGCGGCGAGGTCATCACTGCGGCCATCGATCGCTGGGTGGCTGTCGTTGCCCAGCGTCGCGCCAACGGGCTGCTCCAGGCAACCGCGCTAGACATGGCCAGTGAAACACGCGCCGAACCACTCGACCTTGTCACCAACTTCGACCGTCGCGCGATGCCGATCGCTCCGGGCTGGTTCGACTTTCCGCGGGCAGCGATCGCAGCAACCGCCGCCGCGGGCATAAGTCTGCCCGGCGTTGCGTTCTCGTATCGTGGGACGATCTCACCCGGCGTCGGGCTGGCCTCGTCGGCGGCGTTGCTCGTCGCGCTGGTCACGGCGATCGCGAGGCTGGCCGAGGTCACGCTGACCCGCTTCGAGGTCGCCACGATCGCGCAACAGGCGGAACATCGGCTCGGGGCGCCAGTCGGAATGCTCGATCAGATCGCGTCTGTCACTGGAGGGCTGTTGCGCTTCTCGAATCGGAGTGAGAGAGTTCGCGGGCTCCCGTCACATCTGGGAGACACGGTGTTTGCCGTGATCGACTCCGGCGTTCGTCATGCGCTATCAGCGTCGCGCTACCCGGCTCGTGTCGCGGAGTGCCACGAGGCGCTCGACATCCTGCAACGCGCCGGGTGCGGGATCGGCAACCTTGCCAGCCTGCCGGCCACCGAGCTCGAGCCGGCCCTTGCGCTCTTACCCGCGCCGCTCGATCGGCGAGTCCGGCACATCGTCGGGGAGGTCGAGCGCGTCAGGCTTGCCGAGACGGCGATCGAGGCCGGCGATAGCGTTGCGCTCGGCCGGCTGATGGACGCCTCCGGCCATTCGTCGGCGACGCTGTATGAGATCAGCCACCCGGCGGTCGAAACGATCGTCGAGACGGCGCGGGCCGTGCCGGGCGTCTATGGCGCGAGGATGATGGGCGGCGGGGATGGTGGCGCGACGCTCGTGCTGGTCGAACGTAACGCGATGCCAGCGCTCCAGCGCGCGATGGGCGATCGCGCGCCGATCGTCTGCCGGATAGCGCAGGGATCAACGATTATTGGCTGA
- a CDS encoding lysylphosphatidylglycerol synthase transmembrane domain-containing protein — protein sequence MARSRLIVPAMFWIGLLGAVVALWLSGQASGAWAQVRAARWLPLVLVVAGGVALPLVHAVRWRLLMLALEVDVPTGLAADVTVSSSLVNYAGPGFLGAPAKALLANRAANAPYGKTIVTMAFEQGLDFLVLLTGSIVAVLLIGTGPIKEALSGRGRVARIALVVVVAVVVAVIAAVGRARIRRGVVRIVEAFRTLGSRIDRPAVAWCTAALWLLQAGVVAALLWALGLPATPTTVISLATIPLLLGQIVPLPGGIGVREAAIVALSVPVGISSGGLLGLAIIHRVLLVVALPLALVVVRLARRIGALR from the coding sequence GTGGCGCGATCGCGGCTGATCGTGCCGGCGATGTTCTGGATCGGGCTGCTGGGCGCGGTCGTCGCGCTGTGGCTCTCGGGCCAGGCGTCTGGCGCGTGGGCGCAGGTTCGCGCGGCGCGATGGTTGCCGCTCGTTCTCGTTGTGGCCGGCGGTGTGGCGCTGCCGCTCGTCCACGCCGTGCGCTGGCGCTTGCTGATGCTGGCGCTGGAGGTCGATGTGCCGACGGGTCTGGCAGCAGATGTCACCGTTTCCTCGTCGCTGGTCAATTACGCCGGCCCGGGCTTTCTCGGCGCGCCGGCCAAGGCGCTCCTCGCCAATCGCGCCGCCAACGCGCCCTACGGTAAGACGATCGTGACGATGGCGTTCGAGCAGGGGCTGGATTTCCTGGTGCTGCTGACTGGCTCGATCGTGGCGGTGTTGTTGATCGGAACGGGTCCGATCAAGGAGGCGCTGTCCGGTCGTGGCCGGGTGGCGCGTATCGCGCTGGTCGTGGTCGTCGCCGTCGTCGTCGCGGTGATTGCCGCGGTCGGGCGTGCGCGCATCCGACGCGGAGTTGTGCGGATCGTTGAGGCGTTTCGAACGCTGGGTTCGCGGATCGACCGGCCGGCCGTCGCCTGGTGCACCGCCGCGCTCTGGCTGCTGCAGGCGGGCGTGGTCGCGGCGCTGCTCTGGGCTCTCGGGCTGCCGGCAACGCCGACGACGGTCATTTCGCTCGCAACGATCCCGCTGCTGCTGGGCCAGATTGTGCCGCTGCCGGGGGGGATCGGGGTGCGCGAGGCGGCGATCGTTGCGCTCTCCGTCCCGGTCGGGATCAGCAGTGGTGGACTGCTCGGGTTGGCGATCATCCATCGCGTCCTGCTCGTCGTCGCGCTGCCGCTGGCGCTCGTCGTCGTGCGGCTTGCGCGCCGGATCGGAGCGCTGCGATGA